In a single window of the Gossypium hirsutum isolate 1008001.06 chromosome D02, Gossypium_hirsutum_v2.1, whole genome shotgun sequence genome:
- the LOC107927780 gene encoding TNF receptor-associated factor homolog 1b isoform X1 yields the protein MAGVSTEEFGVGGSVEGVSRSGEALVEWRSSEQVENGTPSTSPPFWDSDDDDDGGLKPSELYGKYTWKIENFSQINKRELRSNAFEVGSYKWYILIYPQGCDVCNHLSLFLCVANHDKLLPGWGHFAQFTIAVVNKDPKKSKYSDTLHRFWKKEHDWGWKKFMELSKVYDGFIESDTLIIKAQVQVIKEKADHPFRCLDCQYRRELVRVYLTNVEQICRRFLDDRRQMLGRLIGDKARWLSFRAFWLGIDQNNRHGMSKEKTDVILKVVVKHFFTEKEVTSTLVMDSLYSGLKALKGQSKSKKVKSKVFDAEEMPAPIVHIEKDMFLLVDDVLLLLERATLEPLPPKDEKGPQNRTKDGNSGENLNKNSIERDERRLTELGRRTVEIFVLAHIFSNKIEAAYQEAIALRRQEELIREEAALLAESEQKAKQGASEKEKKSKKKQAKQKRNNRKSKDKGREEKAIVAIQEKHQEGQPEDGKEASMMVEQQPVCEKADVLGDVSDVSDSVDGAIEVFPHDSVDKEASPVNCDTDTLEIHPPIGSSSSGITGLSCVQNGVADKKSPSIMEDSSSMCLTDSLSSAVMSPYKGNSFSNNHNKKSPSRGKDHQSKTSSDGNILIKEFGNPSSCPALEAGDRNDVSQSSKAGESVSEATIPSLSDQRKWVERDAVRKEEVLLQKKPIIQDPVDLERPKEKTTAIPSSPRSPPRSPPPTAQFRSEYRSSGSVGSIPVRKTSSNGLQRSDLPAPSSTSFQMNGLLKSETQKPATLKPTEKATTPQEPMMSRPSSAPLVPGPRPTAPVVSLVQATPLIAHTTSTAGCLGPDSSAATSYVPQSYRNAIMGNHVASSSSDFTHPNSPSSGVNPLPAYSQTPPLVSTPVYIPQSSDRIEPNSVQSDIPFGMVDRNIMLNASQWMDKSQRDGTRSMHLDHSSSLSEIQNLNLYKSLYNGSREHFSNEFPSCTSGRQSQCVLADEFPHLDIINDLLDEEHNVGSIGRTGGFHVLSNGSHLLSSHFSFPSNLGMSGEMGSSCGSCRFEQARSYHDDGLQHSFKSSSGNHIDTPREFTPQTNVQPYTNGQIDGLVQTQWPMASAHLSLLQMRNTNGDSYPYYNAKYPNLACGVNGYATVFRPSNGQ from the exons ATGGCTGGGGTTTCAACTGAGGAGTTTGGAGTGGGAGGGTCTGTGGAGGGGGTATCAAGATCAGGGGAAGCTTTGGTAGAGTGGCGGTCTTCCGAGCAGGTTGAAAATGGAACACCTTCAACCTCACCCCCTTTCTGGGACTCTGACGACGACGACGATGGTG GACTGAAACCTTCTGAATTATATGGAAAGTATACATGGAAGatagagaatttttcacaaattaacaaACGAGAACTTCGCAGTAATGCGTTTGAAGTTGGCAGCTACAAGTG GTACATTTTAATTTATCCACAAGGCTGTGATGTTTGCAACCATCTCTCGCTGTTTCTCTGTGTTGCTAATCATGACAAACTTCTTCCAG GTTGGGGTCATTTTGCACAGTTTACGATAGCTGTCGTGAATAAAGAtccaaagaaatcaaaatattcaG ATACTTTACATCGGTTCTGGAAGAAAGAGCATGATTGGGGATGGAAAAAGTTTATGGAGCTGTCAAAAGTTTATGATGGATTCATAGAATCTGACACACTTATCATAAAAGCTCAAGTTCAAGTTATCAA GGAGAAAGCAGACCACCCTTTCCGTTGTCTTGATTGTCAGTATAGAAGAGAACTTGTTAGAGTATATTTGACAAATGTAGAGCAAATTTGTCGCCGTTTTTTGGATGACAGACGACAAATGCTAGGGAGGTTGATAGGGGACAAAGCTAGGTGGTTAAG CTTCCGTGCCTTCTGGTTGGGGATTGACCAAAATAACAGGCATGGAATGTCCAAGGAGAAAACAGATGTGATTTTGAAAGTAGTTGTGAAGCACTTTTTTACAGAGAAAGAAGTGACATCTACATTGGTAATGGATTCACTTTATAGTGGATTGAAGGCTCTAAAAGGCCAGAGCAAGAGCAAGAAAGTGAAGTCAAAAGTATTTGATGCTGAAGAAATGCCAGCTCCAATTGTTCATATTGAAAAAGATATGTTTTTGTTAGTGGATGATGTGCTACTTCTCCTAGAGCGAGCTACTTTGGAACCACTACCTCCAAAAGATGAGAAAGGTCCTCAGAACCGAACAAAG GACGGAAATTCTGGAGAGAATCTCAACAAGAATTCAATTGAACGTGATGAAAGGCGTCTTACGGAATTAGGTCGCAGGACAGTGGAAATATTTGTTCTAGCTCATATTTTCAG CAATAAAATAGAAGCTGCCTATCAGGAGGCTATTGCTTTGAGAAGGCAAGAAGAACTCATCCGTGAAGAAGCTGCATTGCTGGCTGAAAGTGAGCAGAAGGCTAAACAAGGAGCATCTGAGAAGGAGAAAAAGTCAAAGAAAAAACAG GCTAAGCAAAAGCGGAATAATCGGAAAAGCAAAGATAAGGGGAGGGAAGAGAAGGCTATTGTCGCAATTCAGGAAAAGCACCAAGAAGGCCAGCCTGAGGATGGGAAGGAAGCTTCTATGATGGTGGAGCAACAACCAGTGTGTGAAAAGGCTGATGTTCTAGGTGATGTTTCTGATGTCTCCGACTCAGTTGATGGTGCCATTGAAGTTTTTCCGCACGACTCAGTAGACAAAGAGGCTAGTCCTGTTAATTGTGATACAgatactttagaaattcatcctCCCATAGGATCCAGTAGCAGTGGCATAACTGGACTATCTTGTGTACAAAATGGAGTAGCTGATAAGAAAAGCCCATCTATAATGGAAGATAGTTCATCAATGTGTTTAACAGACTCATTATCATCAGCAGTTATGAGCCCCTATAAAGGGAACTCATTTTCAAACAACCACAACAAAAAATCACCAAGCAG GGGAAAGGATCATCAAAGTAAAACATCAAGTGACGGCAatattttgattaaagaatttggTAATCCTTCTTCTTGTCCTGCATTAGAGGCTGGGGACCGAAATGATGTTTCTCAAAGTAGTAAGGCTGGCGAATCCGTGTCTGAGGCTACCATTCCCTCATTATCAGATCAAAGAAAGTGGGTTGAGCGGGATGCTGTTAGGAAG GAAGAAGTTTTGCTGCAAAAGAAGCCAATCATTCAAGATCCGGTTGATTTGGAAAGACCTAAAGAGAAGACGACTGCTATACCATCCTCTCCAAGAAGCCCTCCCAGAAGTCCGCCACCTACTGCTCAGTTCAGGTCAGAATACAGGAGTTCTGGCAGTGTAGGTTCTATACCAGTTAGGAAGACATCATCAAATGGCCTACAACGGAGTGATCTACCTGCACCTTCTAGCACATCATTCCAAATGAATGGTTTATTGAAGTCCGAGACTCAGAAGCCTGCAACTTTGAAACCTACTGAAAAAGCTACGACTCCACAAGAACCTATGATGTCTAGGCCATCCAGTGCTCCTCTAGTTCCTGGTCCCAGGCCAACTGCTCCTGTTGTTTCTTTGGTTCAAGCAACTCCTTTGATTGCTCACACAACTAGTACAGCTGGCTGTTTAGGTCCCGACTCATCCGCAGCTACTAGTTATGTTCCTCAATCTTATAGAAACGCCATAATGGGTAATCATGTTGCTTCTAGTTCATCTGATTTTACTCATCCTAACTCCCCTAGCTCAGGGGTCAATCCATTGCCAGCATACTCGCAAACACCTCCCTTGGTATCTACACCAGTGTATATACCTCAGAGCTCCGATAGGATAGAGCCAAATTCTGTTCAATCAGACATTCCTTTTGGCATGGTAGATAGGAATATCATGCTGAATGCATCCCAGTGGATGGACAAATCTCAAAGGGATGGCACTAGAAGTATGCACTTGGATCATTCTTCATCTCTTAGTGAGATCCAAAATCTTAACTTGTATAAGTCTCTGTATAATGGATCCCGAGAACACTTTTCAAATGAGTTTCCATCCTGTACATCTGGACGTCAGAGCCAATGTGTCTTGGCAGACGAGTTTCCACATCTTGATATCATCAATGACTTGCTTGATGAGGAACACAACGTTGGGAGCATAGGTAGGACCGGAGGCTTCCATGTTCTTAGCAATGGGTCACATTTATTAAGCAGCCATTTTTCTTTTCCATCCAATTTGGGCATGTCAGGTGAGATGGGATCGTCATGTGGCTCATGCAGGTTTGAACAAGCACGGAGCTACCATGATGATGGGCTCCAGCACAGTTTTAAGAGCTCATCAGGCAACCATATTGATACACCGAGGGAATTTACTCCCCAAACAAACGTCCAACCTTACACCAACGGACAAATCGATGGACTGGTTCAAACTCAATGGCCGATGGCCTCAGCCCATTTATCGTTACTTCAGATGAGAAACACAAATGGTGACAGTTACCCTTACTACAATGCCAAGTATCCTAATCTGGCATGCGGTGTCAACGGGTATGCAACAGTATTCCGACCTTCAAATGGACAATGA
- the LOC107927780 gene encoding TNF receptor-associated factor homolog 1b isoform X2 — translation MFATISRCFSVLLIMTNFFQTGWGHFAQFTIAVVNKDPKKSKYSDTLHRFWKKEHDWGWKKFMELSKVYDGFIESDTLIIKAQVQVIKEKADHPFRCLDCQYRRELVRVYLTNVEQICRRFLDDRRQMLGRLIGDKARWLSFRAFWLGIDQNNRHGMSKEKTDVILKVVVKHFFTEKEVTSTLVMDSLYSGLKALKGQSKSKKVKSKVFDAEEMPAPIVHIEKDMFLLVDDVLLLLERATLEPLPPKDEKGPQNRTKDGNSGENLNKNSIERDERRLTELGRRTVEIFVLAHIFSNKIEAAYQEAIALRRQEELIREEAALLAESEQKAKQGASEKEKKSKKKQAKQKRNNRKSKDKGREEKAIVAIQEKHQEGQPEDGKEASMMVEQQPVCEKADVLGDVSDVSDSVDGAIEVFPHDSVDKEASPVNCDTDTLEIHPPIGSSSSGITGLSCVQNGVADKKSPSIMEDSSSMCLTDSLSSAVMSPYKGNSFSNNHNKKSPSRGKDHQSKTSSDGNILIKEFGNPSSCPALEAGDRNDVSQSSKAGESVSEATIPSLSDQRKWVERDAVRKEEVLLQKKPIIQDPVDLERPKEKTTAIPSSPRSPPRSPPPTAQFRSEYRSSGSVGSIPVRKTSSNGLQRSDLPAPSSTSFQMNGLLKSETQKPATLKPTEKATTPQEPMMSRPSSAPLVPGPRPTAPVVSLVQATPLIAHTTSTAGCLGPDSSAATSYVPQSYRNAIMGNHVASSSSDFTHPNSPSSGVNPLPAYSQTPPLVSTPVYIPQSSDRIEPNSVQSDIPFGMVDRNIMLNASQWMDKSQRDGTRSMHLDHSSSLSEIQNLNLYKSLYNGSREHFSNEFPSCTSGRQSQCVLADEFPHLDIINDLLDEEHNVGSIGRTGGFHVLSNGSHLLSSHFSFPSNLGMSGEMGSSCGSCRFEQARSYHDDGLQHSFKSSSGNHIDTPREFTPQTNVQPYTNGQIDGLVQTQWPMASAHLSLLQMRNTNGDSYPYYNAKYPNLACGVNGYATVFRPSNGQ, via the exons ATGTTTGCAACCATCTCTCGCTGTTTCTCTGTGTTGCTAATCATGACAAACTTCTTCCAG ACAGGTTGGGGTCATTTTGCACAGTTTACGATAGCTGTCGTGAATAAAGAtccaaagaaatcaaaatattcaG ATACTTTACATCGGTTCTGGAAGAAAGAGCATGATTGGGGATGGAAAAAGTTTATGGAGCTGTCAAAAGTTTATGATGGATTCATAGAATCTGACACACTTATCATAAAAGCTCAAGTTCAAGTTATCAA GGAGAAAGCAGACCACCCTTTCCGTTGTCTTGATTGTCAGTATAGAAGAGAACTTGTTAGAGTATATTTGACAAATGTAGAGCAAATTTGTCGCCGTTTTTTGGATGACAGACGACAAATGCTAGGGAGGTTGATAGGGGACAAAGCTAGGTGGTTAAG CTTCCGTGCCTTCTGGTTGGGGATTGACCAAAATAACAGGCATGGAATGTCCAAGGAGAAAACAGATGTGATTTTGAAAGTAGTTGTGAAGCACTTTTTTACAGAGAAAGAAGTGACATCTACATTGGTAATGGATTCACTTTATAGTGGATTGAAGGCTCTAAAAGGCCAGAGCAAGAGCAAGAAAGTGAAGTCAAAAGTATTTGATGCTGAAGAAATGCCAGCTCCAATTGTTCATATTGAAAAAGATATGTTTTTGTTAGTGGATGATGTGCTACTTCTCCTAGAGCGAGCTACTTTGGAACCACTACCTCCAAAAGATGAGAAAGGTCCTCAGAACCGAACAAAG GACGGAAATTCTGGAGAGAATCTCAACAAGAATTCAATTGAACGTGATGAAAGGCGTCTTACGGAATTAGGTCGCAGGACAGTGGAAATATTTGTTCTAGCTCATATTTTCAG CAATAAAATAGAAGCTGCCTATCAGGAGGCTATTGCTTTGAGAAGGCAAGAAGAACTCATCCGTGAAGAAGCTGCATTGCTGGCTGAAAGTGAGCAGAAGGCTAAACAAGGAGCATCTGAGAAGGAGAAAAAGTCAAAGAAAAAACAG GCTAAGCAAAAGCGGAATAATCGGAAAAGCAAAGATAAGGGGAGGGAAGAGAAGGCTATTGTCGCAATTCAGGAAAAGCACCAAGAAGGCCAGCCTGAGGATGGGAAGGAAGCTTCTATGATGGTGGAGCAACAACCAGTGTGTGAAAAGGCTGATGTTCTAGGTGATGTTTCTGATGTCTCCGACTCAGTTGATGGTGCCATTGAAGTTTTTCCGCACGACTCAGTAGACAAAGAGGCTAGTCCTGTTAATTGTGATACAgatactttagaaattcatcctCCCATAGGATCCAGTAGCAGTGGCATAACTGGACTATCTTGTGTACAAAATGGAGTAGCTGATAAGAAAAGCCCATCTATAATGGAAGATAGTTCATCAATGTGTTTAACAGACTCATTATCATCAGCAGTTATGAGCCCCTATAAAGGGAACTCATTTTCAAACAACCACAACAAAAAATCACCAAGCAG GGGAAAGGATCATCAAAGTAAAACATCAAGTGACGGCAatattttgattaaagaatttggTAATCCTTCTTCTTGTCCTGCATTAGAGGCTGGGGACCGAAATGATGTTTCTCAAAGTAGTAAGGCTGGCGAATCCGTGTCTGAGGCTACCATTCCCTCATTATCAGATCAAAGAAAGTGGGTTGAGCGGGATGCTGTTAGGAAG GAAGAAGTTTTGCTGCAAAAGAAGCCAATCATTCAAGATCCGGTTGATTTGGAAAGACCTAAAGAGAAGACGACTGCTATACCATCCTCTCCAAGAAGCCCTCCCAGAAGTCCGCCACCTACTGCTCAGTTCAGGTCAGAATACAGGAGTTCTGGCAGTGTAGGTTCTATACCAGTTAGGAAGACATCATCAAATGGCCTACAACGGAGTGATCTACCTGCACCTTCTAGCACATCATTCCAAATGAATGGTTTATTGAAGTCCGAGACTCAGAAGCCTGCAACTTTGAAACCTACTGAAAAAGCTACGACTCCACAAGAACCTATGATGTCTAGGCCATCCAGTGCTCCTCTAGTTCCTGGTCCCAGGCCAACTGCTCCTGTTGTTTCTTTGGTTCAAGCAACTCCTTTGATTGCTCACACAACTAGTACAGCTGGCTGTTTAGGTCCCGACTCATCCGCAGCTACTAGTTATGTTCCTCAATCTTATAGAAACGCCATAATGGGTAATCATGTTGCTTCTAGTTCATCTGATTTTACTCATCCTAACTCCCCTAGCTCAGGGGTCAATCCATTGCCAGCATACTCGCAAACACCTCCCTTGGTATCTACACCAGTGTATATACCTCAGAGCTCCGATAGGATAGAGCCAAATTCTGTTCAATCAGACATTCCTTTTGGCATGGTAGATAGGAATATCATGCTGAATGCATCCCAGTGGATGGACAAATCTCAAAGGGATGGCACTAGAAGTATGCACTTGGATCATTCTTCATCTCTTAGTGAGATCCAAAATCTTAACTTGTATAAGTCTCTGTATAATGGATCCCGAGAACACTTTTCAAATGAGTTTCCATCCTGTACATCTGGACGTCAGAGCCAATGTGTCTTGGCAGACGAGTTTCCACATCTTGATATCATCAATGACTTGCTTGATGAGGAACACAACGTTGGGAGCATAGGTAGGACCGGAGGCTTCCATGTTCTTAGCAATGGGTCACATTTATTAAGCAGCCATTTTTCTTTTCCATCCAATTTGGGCATGTCAGGTGAGATGGGATCGTCATGTGGCTCATGCAGGTTTGAACAAGCACGGAGCTACCATGATGATGGGCTCCAGCACAGTTTTAAGAGCTCATCAGGCAACCATATTGATACACCGAGGGAATTTACTCCCCAAACAAACGTCCAACCTTACACCAACGGACAAATCGATGGACTGGTTCAAACTCAATGGCCGATGGCCTCAGCCCATTTATCGTTACTTCAGATGAGAAACACAAATGGTGACAGTTACCCTTACTACAATGCCAAGTATCCTAATCTGGCATGCGGTGTCAACGGGTATGCAACAGTATTCCGACCTTCAAATGGACAATGA
- the LOC107927780 gene encoding TNF receptor-associated factor homolog 1b isoform X3 → MELSKVYDGFIESDTLIIKAQVQVIKEKADHPFRCLDCQYRRELVRVYLTNVEQICRRFLDDRRQMLGRLIGDKARWLSFRAFWLGIDQNNRHGMSKEKTDVILKVVVKHFFTEKEVTSTLVMDSLYSGLKALKGQSKSKKVKSKVFDAEEMPAPIVHIEKDMFLLVDDVLLLLERATLEPLPPKDEKGPQNRTKDGNSGENLNKNSIERDERRLTELGRRTVEIFVLAHIFSNKIEAAYQEAIALRRQEELIREEAALLAESEQKAKQGASEKEKKSKKKQAKQKRNNRKSKDKGREEKAIVAIQEKHQEGQPEDGKEASMMVEQQPVCEKADVLGDVSDVSDSVDGAIEVFPHDSVDKEASPVNCDTDTLEIHPPIGSSSSGITGLSCVQNGVADKKSPSIMEDSSSMCLTDSLSSAVMSPYKGNSFSNNHNKKSPSRGKDHQSKTSSDGNILIKEFGNPSSCPALEAGDRNDVSQSSKAGESVSEATIPSLSDQRKWVERDAVRKEEVLLQKKPIIQDPVDLERPKEKTTAIPSSPRSPPRSPPPTAQFRSEYRSSGSVGSIPVRKTSSNGLQRSDLPAPSSTSFQMNGLLKSETQKPATLKPTEKATTPQEPMMSRPSSAPLVPGPRPTAPVVSLVQATPLIAHTTSTAGCLGPDSSAATSYVPQSYRNAIMGNHVASSSSDFTHPNSPSSGVNPLPAYSQTPPLVSTPVYIPQSSDRIEPNSVQSDIPFGMVDRNIMLNASQWMDKSQRDGTRSMHLDHSSSLSEIQNLNLYKSLYNGSREHFSNEFPSCTSGRQSQCVLADEFPHLDIINDLLDEEHNVGSIGRTGGFHVLSNGSHLLSSHFSFPSNLGMSGEMGSSCGSCRFEQARSYHDDGLQHSFKSSSGNHIDTPREFTPQTNVQPYTNGQIDGLVQTQWPMASAHLSLLQMRNTNGDSYPYYNAKYPNLACGVNGYATVFRPSNGQ, encoded by the exons ATGGAGCTGTCAAAAGTTTATGATGGATTCATAGAATCTGACACACTTATCATAAAAGCTCAAGTTCAAGTTATCAA GGAGAAAGCAGACCACCCTTTCCGTTGTCTTGATTGTCAGTATAGAAGAGAACTTGTTAGAGTATATTTGACAAATGTAGAGCAAATTTGTCGCCGTTTTTTGGATGACAGACGACAAATGCTAGGGAGGTTGATAGGGGACAAAGCTAGGTGGTTAAG CTTCCGTGCCTTCTGGTTGGGGATTGACCAAAATAACAGGCATGGAATGTCCAAGGAGAAAACAGATGTGATTTTGAAAGTAGTTGTGAAGCACTTTTTTACAGAGAAAGAAGTGACATCTACATTGGTAATGGATTCACTTTATAGTGGATTGAAGGCTCTAAAAGGCCAGAGCAAGAGCAAGAAAGTGAAGTCAAAAGTATTTGATGCTGAAGAAATGCCAGCTCCAATTGTTCATATTGAAAAAGATATGTTTTTGTTAGTGGATGATGTGCTACTTCTCCTAGAGCGAGCTACTTTGGAACCACTACCTCCAAAAGATGAGAAAGGTCCTCAGAACCGAACAAAG GACGGAAATTCTGGAGAGAATCTCAACAAGAATTCAATTGAACGTGATGAAAGGCGTCTTACGGAATTAGGTCGCAGGACAGTGGAAATATTTGTTCTAGCTCATATTTTCAG CAATAAAATAGAAGCTGCCTATCAGGAGGCTATTGCTTTGAGAAGGCAAGAAGAACTCATCCGTGAAGAAGCTGCATTGCTGGCTGAAAGTGAGCAGAAGGCTAAACAAGGAGCATCTGAGAAGGAGAAAAAGTCAAAGAAAAAACAG GCTAAGCAAAAGCGGAATAATCGGAAAAGCAAAGATAAGGGGAGGGAAGAGAAGGCTATTGTCGCAATTCAGGAAAAGCACCAAGAAGGCCAGCCTGAGGATGGGAAGGAAGCTTCTATGATGGTGGAGCAACAACCAGTGTGTGAAAAGGCTGATGTTCTAGGTGATGTTTCTGATGTCTCCGACTCAGTTGATGGTGCCATTGAAGTTTTTCCGCACGACTCAGTAGACAAAGAGGCTAGTCCTGTTAATTGTGATACAgatactttagaaattcatcctCCCATAGGATCCAGTAGCAGTGGCATAACTGGACTATCTTGTGTACAAAATGGAGTAGCTGATAAGAAAAGCCCATCTATAATGGAAGATAGTTCATCAATGTGTTTAACAGACTCATTATCATCAGCAGTTATGAGCCCCTATAAAGGGAACTCATTTTCAAACAACCACAACAAAAAATCACCAAGCAG GGGAAAGGATCATCAAAGTAAAACATCAAGTGACGGCAatattttgattaaagaatttggTAATCCTTCTTCTTGTCCTGCATTAGAGGCTGGGGACCGAAATGATGTTTCTCAAAGTAGTAAGGCTGGCGAATCCGTGTCTGAGGCTACCATTCCCTCATTATCAGATCAAAGAAAGTGGGTTGAGCGGGATGCTGTTAGGAAG GAAGAAGTTTTGCTGCAAAAGAAGCCAATCATTCAAGATCCGGTTGATTTGGAAAGACCTAAAGAGAAGACGACTGCTATACCATCCTCTCCAAGAAGCCCTCCCAGAAGTCCGCCACCTACTGCTCAGTTCAGGTCAGAATACAGGAGTTCTGGCAGTGTAGGTTCTATACCAGTTAGGAAGACATCATCAAATGGCCTACAACGGAGTGATCTACCTGCACCTTCTAGCACATCATTCCAAATGAATGGTTTATTGAAGTCCGAGACTCAGAAGCCTGCAACTTTGAAACCTACTGAAAAAGCTACGACTCCACAAGAACCTATGATGTCTAGGCCATCCAGTGCTCCTCTAGTTCCTGGTCCCAGGCCAACTGCTCCTGTTGTTTCTTTGGTTCAAGCAACTCCTTTGATTGCTCACACAACTAGTACAGCTGGCTGTTTAGGTCCCGACTCATCCGCAGCTACTAGTTATGTTCCTCAATCTTATAGAAACGCCATAATGGGTAATCATGTTGCTTCTAGTTCATCTGATTTTACTCATCCTAACTCCCCTAGCTCAGGGGTCAATCCATTGCCAGCATACTCGCAAACACCTCCCTTGGTATCTACACCAGTGTATATACCTCAGAGCTCCGATAGGATAGAGCCAAATTCTGTTCAATCAGACATTCCTTTTGGCATGGTAGATAGGAATATCATGCTGAATGCATCCCAGTGGATGGACAAATCTCAAAGGGATGGCACTAGAAGTATGCACTTGGATCATTCTTCATCTCTTAGTGAGATCCAAAATCTTAACTTGTATAAGTCTCTGTATAATGGATCCCGAGAACACTTTTCAAATGAGTTTCCATCCTGTACATCTGGACGTCAGAGCCAATGTGTCTTGGCAGACGAGTTTCCACATCTTGATATCATCAATGACTTGCTTGATGAGGAACACAACGTTGGGAGCATAGGTAGGACCGGAGGCTTCCATGTTCTTAGCAATGGGTCACATTTATTAAGCAGCCATTTTTCTTTTCCATCCAATTTGGGCATGTCAGGTGAGATGGGATCGTCATGTGGCTCATGCAGGTTTGAACAAGCACGGAGCTACCATGATGATGGGCTCCAGCACAGTTTTAAGAGCTCATCAGGCAACCATATTGATACACCGAGGGAATTTACTCCCCAAACAAACGTCCAACCTTACACCAACGGACAAATCGATGGACTGGTTCAAACTCAATGGCCGATGGCCTCAGCCCATTTATCGTTACTTCAGATGAGAAACACAAATGGTGACAGTTACCCTTACTACAATGCCAAGTATCCTAATCTGGCATGCGGTGTCAACGGGTATGCAACAGTATTCCGACCTTCAAATGGACAATGA